In bacterium, one DNA window encodes the following:
- a CDS encoding cobalamin-independent methionine synthase II family protein yields MMATPSRADQVGSLLRPPDLLDARAARVPPERLREIEDRHILRVLDRQRDAGMDIFTDGELRRRNFMSDLLDAVEGFDTGDAVARMWAGGGASVAAVSSVTGIATARLHQRRRLTAHELPFLAAHSPGPFKVTLPSANQFPAIAFKRGVTDRVYPNHSALLWDIVPIINAEIRALVAGGVRYVQIDAPRYSYYVDPKWRDYIRREMDVEPEAALEEAVRADNASLDGARRDGVTLAIHLCRGNNRSQWYAEGGYDLIAEQLFGGLAVDRFLLEYDDERSGTFEPLRFVPRGKTVVLGLVSSKRPRLEAKPDLRRRIDEAARYVPLEHLALSPQCGFASTMEGNLINEDDQWAKLRLVAETAHDVWH; encoded by the coding sequence ATGATGGCGACACCGTCCCGGGCCGACCAAGTCGGGAGCCTGCTCCGGCCTCCGGACCTCCTGGATGCCCGGGCCGCCCGGGTACCGCCGGAGCGGCTTCGGGAGATCGAAGACCGGCACATTCTCCGGGTGCTGGACCGCCAGCGCGACGCCGGCATGGACATCTTCACCGATGGGGAACTCCGCCGGCGGAACTTCATGAGCGACCTCCTCGACGCGGTCGAAGGGTTCGATACCGGCGATGCCGTCGCCCGGATGTGGGCCGGCGGCGGGGCAAGCGTGGCGGCCGTGAGCAGTGTCACGGGGATCGCCACGGCGCGGCTCCACCAGCGCCGGCGGCTCACCGCGCACGAACTGCCGTTTCTCGCGGCCCACAGTCCCGGGCCCTTCAAGGTGACGCTGCCGAGCGCCAACCAGTTTCCGGCGATCGCCTTCAAACGCGGCGTGACCGATCGCGTCTATCCGAACCACTCCGCGCTGCTGTGGGACATCGTGCCGATCATCAACGCCGAGATCCGCGCCCTCGTCGCCGGCGGCGTCCGCTACGTCCAGATCGACGCCCCGCGGTACAGTTACTACGTCGATCCGAAGTGGCGGGACTACATCCGCCGGGAGATGGACGTCGAGCCGGAGGCCGCGCTCGAAGAGGCGGTGCGTGCCGACAACGCCTCCCTGGACGGCGCCCGCCGGGACGGTGTGACGCTCGCGATCCACCTGTGCCGGGGCAACAACCGCAGCCAATGGTATGCCGAAGGCGGCTACGACCTCATCGCCGAGCAGTTGTTCGGCGGTCTCGCCGTCGACCGGTTTCTGCTGGAATACGACGATGAGCGGTCGGGGACATTCGAACCGCTGCGGTTCGTGCCGCGCGGCAAGACCGTGGTCCTCGGCCTCGTCAGCAGCAAGCGTCCCCGGCTCGAGGCGAAGCCGGACCTCAGGCGGCGGATCGATGAAGCCGCCCGGTACGTCCCGCTCGAGCATCTGGCGTTGAGCCCGCAGTGCGGGTTCGCCTCGACGATGGAAGGAAATTTGATCAACGAAGACGATCAGTGGGCCAAACTCCGCCTCGTGGCGGAGACCGCGCACGACGTCTGGCACTGA
- a CDS encoding amino acid ABC transporter substrate-binding protein, producing MRSLGAALAIAALVVGLPASGSIGAPAAVVKLGSVIPLTGRYASGGAQVRAGYEIAVDDLNRAGGVRVGGGRAQLQLSILDDESDPTKTVSRLETLAGQGPVALLGGFASDLHAAAAPVAEKDKIPYCGVAFALHAIHEHGFRYLFSPFPKSPDLGRETYRLLNAGIAADQRPRRVAIFQERTDWGREMGDVWTARSRENGYQIVLRAQYTPLSRDFSDIILRAKSAGADAVFALPNPPDGIALMRQMKELDFNPKAVVMIRAADAVSWAKALGKDGDDVLLAPGWHHDVKYPGVAALNAEHEQRFHRPADVLVGPSYACVQIVANAIERAGRLDAAAVRDAMATTNMPTVMGPVRFQPDGTGIVTTVFVQWQHGQQQLVWPKDLGGVPLVYPAPPWRAR from the coding sequence ATGCGGAGTCTTGGGGCTGCGCTTGCGATCGCGGCGCTCGTCGTCGGGCTCCCGGCGTCGGGCTCCATCGGCGCTCCGGCGGCCGTGGTCAAGCTCGGCAGCGTCATCCCGTTGACCGGCCGGTATGCCTCCGGCGGCGCACAGGTCCGCGCCGGATACGAGATCGCGGTGGACGATCTCAACAGAGCCGGCGGCGTCCGGGTCGGCGGAGGGCGCGCGCAACTCCAACTGTCGATCCTCGACGACGAGTCCGACCCCACCAAGACCGTCAGCCGGCTGGAGACGCTGGCCGGCCAGGGTCCCGTCGCGCTGCTCGGCGGGTTCGCGAGCGACCTCCACGCGGCGGCGGCGCCGGTCGCCGAGAAAGACAAGATTCCGTACTGCGGCGTGGCTTTCGCGCTCCACGCGATTCACGAGCACGGGTTCCGGTACCTGTTCTCGCCCTTCCCGAAGTCCCCCGACCTCGGACGCGAAACGTACCGGCTGCTCAACGCCGGCATCGCCGCGGACCAGCGGCCGCGGCGAGTCGCGATCTTTCAGGAGCGGACCGACTGGGGCCGCGAAATGGGCGACGTCTGGACGGCGCGGTCGCGCGAGAACGGCTACCAGATCGTTCTCCGGGCCCAGTACACGCCGCTGTCCCGGGACTTCTCGGACATCATCCTGCGGGCCAAGAGCGCCGGGGCGGACGCCGTGTTCGCGCTCCCGAACCCACCCGACGGCATCGCGCTCATGCGGCAGATGAAGGAACTCGATTTCAATCCCAAGGCCGTGGTGATGATCCGTGCCGCCGACGCCGTGAGCTGGGCGAAGGCGCTCGGCAAGGACGGCGACGACGTGCTCCTCGCCCCGGGCTGGCATCACGATGTCAAGTATCCCGGTGTCGCGGCCCTCAACGCCGAGCACGAGCAGCGGTTCCACCGCCCGGCGGATGTCCTCGTCGGCCCGTCGTACGCCTGCGTCCAGATCGTCGCCAACGCGATCGAGCGGGCGGGCCGGCTCGATGCGGCCGCGGTCAGGGACGCGATGGCCACGACAAATATGCCGACCGTGATGGGCCCGGTGCGGTTTCAACCGGACGGCACCGGCATCGTCACCACCG
- a CDS encoding amidase has protein sequence MTVPELSWTSARDLAGLIRRGEVSPVDVVEAVLDRIDRINPAINAYCTVTAEQAREAARGAEQAVARGAVLGPLHGVPFSLKDLTPTRGIRTTMGSKIFEHQVPEEDAILVGRLRDAGAILLGKTNTPEFGCKPFTDNRIFGATRNPWARDRSAGGSSGGAAAAVAAGRPAHRAALGHAPPDVRVQLQRVPGHHGAVRFYGRGAAGGAPDRRGL, from the coding sequence ATGACCGTACCGGAACTCTCGTGGACGTCCGCGCGTGATCTCGCCGGTCTGATTCGCCGCGGTGAGGTCTCGCCCGTGGACGTTGTGGAGGCGGTCCTCGACCGGATCGACCGGATCAACCCCGCGATCAACGCGTACTGCACCGTGACCGCCGAGCAGGCCCGGGAGGCCGCGCGCGGGGCCGAGCAGGCCGTCGCGCGCGGCGCGGTTCTCGGACCGCTGCACGGCGTGCCGTTTTCGCTGAAGGACCTGACGCCGACGCGCGGGATCCGGACCACGATGGGCTCGAAAATCTTCGAGCATCAGGTGCCGGAGGAGGACGCGATTCTCGTCGGACGGCTGCGCGACGCCGGAGCGATCCTGCTCGGCAAGACCAACACGCCGGAGTTCGGATGCAAGCCGTTCACCGACAACCGGATCTTTGGAGCGACCCGCAACCCCTGGGCCCGAGACCGCTCGGCGGGCGGCTCGAGCGGCGGGGCGGCCGCCGCGGTGGCCGCCGGCCGGCCGGCGCATCGCGCAGCACTTGGACATGCTCCTCCCGACGTACGCGTTCAACTTCAGCGCGTACCCGGCCATCACGGTGCCGTGCGGTTTTACGGGCGAGGGGCTGCCGGTGGGGCTCCAGATCGTCGCGGGCTGG
- a CDS encoding VOC family protein has protein sequence MSETRPLIAQLAHVEILTPRLDESCWFFHDLLGLEESARDGRSVYLRAYEDFYHHTLKLTEAAGPGLGHIAWRTPSAEALQTLARRVDAEGLGRGWNDGDRGHGPAYRFLTPDGHPMEALWEVEYYAAPAGQRSRLRNRPQRRPLRGVPARRLDHVNLMARSVPEVRRFFMDVLGFRLREQKIGEGRVEVGAWLSVSALTHEIAVMRDGTGAAARFHHLAYWYAHPQQLIDLADLCADYEVPIEAGPGKHGTTQGLFMYAREPGGTRVELFGDVGYLIFDPEWKTVVWDVANEADLEKSSIWFGGRLPETFYTYGTPSRVEAAR, from the coding sequence ATGAGCGAGACCCGGCCGTTGATCGCGCAACTGGCGCACGTGGAGATCCTGACCCCACGTCTCGACGAAAGCTGCTGGTTCTTCCACGATCTCTTGGGTCTCGAAGAGAGCGCGCGGGACGGGAGATCGGTCTACCTGCGGGCGTACGAAGACTTCTATCACCACACCTTGAAGCTGACCGAGGCCGCGGGCCCCGGGCTGGGGCACATCGCGTGGCGGACGCCGTCGGCCGAGGCCCTGCAGACGCTCGCGCGGCGCGTCGACGCGGAGGGGCTCGGCCGGGGCTGGAACGACGGCGACCGCGGCCACGGCCCCGCCTACCGGTTCCTCACCCCCGACGGCCACCCGATGGAGGCGCTCTGGGAGGTCGAGTATTACGCGGCGCCGGCGGGACAGCGGAGCCGGCTGCGGAACCGCCCGCAGCGGCGGCCGCTGCGGGGCGTGCCGGCGCGCCGCCTCGACCACGTCAACCTGATGGCGCGCAGCGTGCCCGAGGTGCGGCGCTTCTTCATGGACGTGCTGGGCTTCCGGCTGCGCGAGCAGAAGATCGGGGAGGGGCGCGTCGAGGTCGGCGCCTGGCTCAGCGTGAGCGCCCTCACCCATGAAATCGCCGTGATGCGCGACGGGACCGGCGCCGCCGCCCGGTTCCACCATCTTGCGTACTGGTACGCCCACCCGCAGCAACTTATCGACCTCGCCGATCTGTGCGCCGACTACGAGGTGCCGATCGAAGCGGGTCCCGGCAAGCACGGAACGACCCAGGGGTTGTTCATGTATGCGCGCGAGCCCGGCGGAACGCGCGTGGAGTTGTTTGGCGACGTCGGCTACCTCATCTTCGATCCGGAGTGGAAGACGGTCGTGTGGGACGTGGCCAACGAGGCGGATCTCGAGAAGAGCAGCATCTGGTTCGGCGGACGGCTGCCGGAAACATTTTATACGTACGGCACGCCGTCGCGGGTCGAAGCGGCGCGCTAG